A genomic window from Carassius auratus strain Wakin chromosome 19, ASM336829v1, whole genome shotgun sequence includes:
- the klhl38a gene encoding kelch-like protein 38, which translates to MASTSEIFPFKDQELPAHLLFQLNILRHEQIFTDVILCTEDKEIPCHRNVLVSSSPYFRAMFCSNFRESSQARVDLKGIASEVIECVVDYIYTGTITITMELVLPLMQAASMLHYGRVFEACSTFLQEQLNPENCLSMIRLSEILHCESLKERAKEMAVRCFSDVAASEDFCELSLPELMCYLEDDRLCAEEEQVFETLLAWIHHDPFSRRGAIHDLFKKVRLRYIHPTYLFQFIANDPLVQSSTLCTEIIESVRRLMFSVSAKCTQELKPLWTTPRRYTCRETLVVVGGRKNNEQTSREALLYDERTQRWQWLAKLPLRLYKAAYVCIHSILYVVGGLSLSLASGDSAVSSTVYTLSLKTNQWRTAEPMLGPRYAHQCVSYLHFIFALGGIGQDKQISNMVERYNSMFNQWEAMAPMPTAVLHPAVAANDQRIYVFGGEDALQNPVRQIQVYHISRNLWSRLETRTVKNVCAPAAVIEDKIYIVGGYTRRVIAYDTKANKFVKCTNMKERRMHHAATVINNKLYVTGGRFLNSHDVIEDSDCFECYDPKTDVWTSKGSLPYKLFDHGSLSLICVSNRSNPP; encoded by the exons ATGGCTAGTACATCAGAGATCTTTCCATTCAAGGACCAAGAGCTCCCTGCTCACCTCCTGTTTCAGTTGAACATACTGAGACATGAGCAGATCTTCACTGATGTGATCTTGTGCACCGAAGACAAAGAGATCCCATGCCACAGGAACGTCTTGGTTTCTAGCAGCCCGTACTTCCGAGCCATGTTCTGCAGCAACTTCCGGGAGAGCAGCCAGGCTAGAGTGGACCTGAAAGGCATCGCATCGGAGGTCATCGAATGTGTTGTGGATTACATCTATACTGGTACCATCACCATCACCATGGAGCTGGTGCTGCCCCTGATGCAGGCGGCCTCCATGCTGCATTACGGGAGGGTCTTTGAGGCCTGCTCCACCTTCTTACAGGAACAGCTCAATCCGGAAAACTGCCTGAGCATGATCCGGCTCTCCGAGATCCTTCATTGCGAAAGCCTCAAGGAGAGAGCCAAAGAAATGGCTGTGCGGTGTTTCTCGGACGTAGCTGCTTCTGAGGACTTCTGCGAACTCTCTCTTCCTGAGCTAATGTGCTACCTGGAGGACGACCGACTGTGCGCGGAGGAAGAGCAGGTTTTTGAGACGTTACTTGCTTGGATCCACCATGACCCCTTTTCCAGGCGAGGAGCCATTCATGACCTCTTTAAGAAGGTCCGGCTGCGGTACATCCATCCGACGTACCTCTTCCAGTTTATCGCCAATGATCCGCTCGTCCAGTCCTCTACGCTGTGCACCGAGATCATTGAGTCTGTGCGACGTCTGATGTTTTCCGTAAGCGCCAAATGCACTCAAGAGCTGAAACCTCTTTGGACCACACCACGCCGTTACACCTGCCGGGAGACTCTGGTGGTGGTTGGAGGCCGCAAGAACAATGAACAGACATCTCGAGAGGCGCTTCTCTATGACGAACGGACGCAACGGTGGCAATGGCTCGCCAAACTACCTCTGCGACTCTACAAGGCGGCGTACGTGTGTATTCACAGTATTCTGTACGTGGTTGGTGGCCTCAGCCTAAGTCTGGCATCTGGAGACAGTGCAGTTAGCTCCACAGTTTATACTCTCTCATTGAAGACCAACCAGTGGAGGACTGCCGAGCCCATGCTGGGGCCACGTTACGCCCATCAGTGTGTCTCCTACCTTCACTTCATCTTTGCTCTTGGTGGAATAGGGCAGGATAAGCAGATCTCAAATATGGTGGAGCGCTACAACAGCATGTTCAATCAATGGGAGGCCATGGCGCCGATGCCCACAGCAGTCCTACACCCTGCAGTCGCAGCCAACGATCAGAGGATTTATGTGTTTGGAGGCGAGGATGCCCTGCAGAATCCAGTGAGACAAATACAG GTTTATCACATCTCCCGTAACTTGTGGTCTAGACTGGAAACCAGGACAGTGAAGAACGTCTGCGCACCTGCTGCTGTGATAGAAGACAAGATTTACATTGTTGGAG GATACACAAGAAGAGTTATTGCCTATGACACCAAAGCTAATAAATTTGTGAAGTGCACCAACATGAAGGAGAGAAGGATGCACCATGCAGCCACAGTCATCAATAACAAACTCTATGTGACCGGAGGACGTTTCCTCAACAGTCATGATGTCATCGAAGACTCAGACTGCTTTGAGTGCTACGACCCTAAAACAGATGTATGGACTTCTAAAGGATCGTTACCGTACAAACTGTTTGATCATGGTTCACTGTCGCTGATTTGCGTCTCCAACCGCTCCAACCCACCGTGA